From one Solanum stenotomum isolate F172 chromosome 12, ASM1918654v1, whole genome shotgun sequence genomic stretch:
- the LOC125846636 gene encoding pistil-specific extensin-like protein: MDFVPTKSVGFILAFLLITSFTVLGQNDAGIVASELAPHSSVSSPPVEAPKPHKGGHHHHHKHHSQPPASPPSHSSLPPTPPPHSPSKPSSPPAHSPSKSPSPPVKPPAHSPSKPPTHPPVKPPSPLPARKFVGVRGVVYCKACKYRGVDTLLGASPIQGAVVKLACNNTKYHLTSLGTTDKNGFFFIQPKWLTTAGYHKCKVFLAKSPKAECSVPTNFHNGQSGAMLIPAPPSPMTLSKPAEPEVKLFNVGPFAFEPSKNLPCKTV, translated from the exons atggattttgtTCCAACAAAGTCCGTTGGGTTTATTCTTGCTTTTTTACTTATTACTTCCTTCACTGTTCTTGGCCAAAATGATGCTGGCATTGTGGCTTCAGAATTAGCTCCTCATTCTTCTGTTAGCTCCCCACCTGTTGAAGCCCCTAAGCCTCATAAAGGTggccaccaccaccaccataaACACCACTCCCAACCCCCTGCTTCTCCTCCCTCCCACTCATCTCTACCACCAACTCCACCACCACATTCTCCAAGTAAACCATCATCTCCACCAGCACATTCACCTAGCAAATCACCTTCTCCGCCAGTCAAACCACCTGCACATTCTCCTAGTAAACCACCAACTCATCCACCGGTTAAACCACCGTCTCCTCTTCCGGCCAGAAAGTTTGTAGGTGTGAGAGGAGTTGTTTACTGCAAAGCTTGCAAGTATAGAGGGGTTGACACCCTCTTGGGAGCTTCTCCTATCCAAG GAGCGGTAGTGAAGCTGGCATGTAACAACACAAAGTACCACTTAACAAGTCTAGGCACAACAGACAAGAATGGGTTCTTCTTTATTCAACCAAAATGGTTGACAACAGCAGGTTACCACAAGTGCAAGGTGTTCTTAGCAAAATCACCAAAAGCAGAATGCAGTGTTCCAACAAATTTCCACAATGGGCAAAGTGGAGCCATGTTGATCCCTGCACCTCCATCTCCCATGACATTATCAAAGCCAGCAGAGCCTGAAGTAAAGCTCTTTAATGTGGGACCTTTTGCTTTTGAACCTTCAAAAAATTTGCCCTGCAAAACTGTGTGA